The following proteins are co-located in the Apium graveolens cultivar Ventura chromosome 5, ASM990537v1, whole genome shotgun sequence genome:
- the LOC141659744 gene encoding secreted RxLR effector protein 161-like, translating to MDPKEQLVKDEGGKTMNDTEYKSMIGGLRYLVHTRPDIAFSVGVVSRFMERPTELHRNAVKRIIRYVQGTLHFGLVYTKDSGNNMVTGFADSDLAGSLDDMKSTGGMCFYLNDSLITWVSQKQHCVALSSCEAEFMAATAAACQAIWIRNVLNQITDEKIGPVVLCVDNKSA from the coding sequence ATGGACCCGAAGGAGCAACTTGTTAAGGACGAAGGTGGTAAAACAATGAATGACACGGAGTATAAAAGTATGATTGGAGGACTGAGGTATTTAGTACACACTAGGCCAGACATTGCGTTTTCAGTTGGCGTGGTAAGCAGATTCATGGAGCGTCCAACTGAGTTACATCGAAATGCTGTCAAAAGGATTATTAGATATGTTCAAGGCACATTGCATTTCGGTTTGGTATACACTAAGGATAGTGGAAATAATATGGTAACAGGCTTTGCTGATAGTGATTTGGCAGGTAGCTTGGACGACATGAAGAGCACTGGAGGTATGTGTTTCTACTTGAATGATAGTCTCATTACTTGGGTATCGCAAAAGCAACATTGTGTTGCTCTTTCATCTTGCGAGGCAGAATTCATGGCTGCAACAGCAGCAGCTTGTCAAGCTATATGGATCCGGAATGTGTTGAACCAGATAACAGATGAGAAGATAGGTCCAGTTGTTTTATGTGTTGATAATAAGTCAGCATAA